A window of the bacterium genome harbors these coding sequences:
- a CDS encoding AbrB/MazE/SpoVT family DNA-binding domain-containing protein: MSVSMATATLSSKGQITIPAKVRKALHIKQQGERIGFELVEWGIDKTISHD; this comes from the coding sequence ATGAGTGTTTCTATGGCAACCGCTACCCTATCTTCCAAAGGACAAATTACTATACCCGCTAAGGTTAGAAAGGCACTCCATATCAAGCAGCAAGGAGAGAGAATAGGATTTGAACTTGTAGAATGGGGTATTGATAAAACCATTAGCCACGATTGA
- a CDS encoding PIN domain-containing protein, translating to MGRGGGIVCLQNLMEFFVVITKKVENSIDVTGAKTIVEDILKSDNWRVIDRDEDTFLSAINLVFKHKIHLWDALIGACMKENGIAEIVTENKEDFEKIPDIKVIVPF from the coding sequence TTGGGAAGAGGTGGAGGAATTGTTTGTTTGCAAAACCTGATGGAATTCTTTGTTGTCATCACCAAAAAAGTCGAAAATTCTATTGATGTTACAGGAGCAAAAACTATTGTGGAAGACATTCTTAAATCAGATAATTGGAGAGTTATCGACAGGGATGAAGACACATTTTTAAGTGCTATTAATCTTGTTTTTAAACACAAGATTCACTTATGGGATGCTCTCATTGGAGCTTGCATGAAGGAGAATGGAATTGCTGAAATTGTGACGGAAAACAAGGAAGATTTTGAGAAGATTCCAGATATAAAGGTTATCGTTCCCTTTTGA